A single genomic interval of Prunus dulcis chromosome 5, ALMONDv2, whole genome shotgun sequence harbors:
- the LOC117627050 gene encoding auxin-responsive protein SAUR65-like, with translation MVSEKGTFVIYTIDERRFVLPLSYLSHCIFQELFKMSEEEFGLSSGSGTIILPCDSLFMNYMVSLLQRGMTGDLEKALLANSLFSIYGTIIMLLELSVSSFKAITCLTLT, from the exons ATGGTGAGTGAAAAGGGAACTTTTGTTATCTACACCATTGATGAAAGACGTTTTGTACTGCCGTTATCCTATCTCTCTCACTGCATTTTCCAAGAGCTCTTCAAGATGTCTGAAGAAGAGTTTGGCCTCTCAAGTGGTAGTGGGACAATTATCTTGCCATGTGACTCGCTCTTTATGAATTACATGGTCTCTCTTCTCCAGCGAGGAATGACTGGAGATTTGGAGAAAGCTTTGCTTGCCAACTCTCTCTTCAGCA TTTACGGCACGATAATTATGCTTTTAGAACTCTCTGTAAGTTCTTTTAAAGCCATAACATGTTTAACACTAACCTGA
- the LOC117629235 gene encoding uncharacterized protein LOC117629235 — MKDISKCFLMGRTLREMHIYRRLPPRSEIHNTAKQKFTHQSYSYKDRILRRRTSIPCAANLFQHHPICASTMSDSVNHNSIRTLTGSNYKKWREDVEIALGLLDYEMVLTDEALSVPANDASAETKAKYAKWIKANKMAILIMRRSISEEVRGSIIETESAKLFMEAIAENFQGSKKAEIGTLMSQLTDMKYNGEGCIRTHILNMVEIGNKLKALKVNVDETMMEEQSIRKDKGKDQVCFVQDTKFKQKEWTKNKNTDKQQKKDESAKGTGPVGLKCFFCKKFGHLKRDCRRYKRWLDKQKGKGIQNKEGAKQG, encoded by the exons ATGAAGGATATCTCTAAGTGTTTCCTGATGGGCAGGACACTTAGAgagatgcatatatatagaagGCTCCCTCCTAGATCCGAAATACACAACACAGCTAAACAGAAATTCACCCATCAGAGTTATAGCTATAAGGATCGGATTCTCAGGAGAAGAACTTCTATACCTTGCGCTGCAAATCTGTTCCAGCATCATCCAATCTGCGCCAGCACCATGTCAGACTCAG TCAATCATAACTCCATTCGAACTCTCACTGGCTCAAATTATAAGAAATGGAGAGAAGATGTGGAAATTGCTCTTGGACTTCTGGATTATGAGATGGTTCTTACTGATGAAGCTCTATCAGTACCTGCGAATGATGCATCTGCTGAGACTAAGGCTAAATATGCAAAGTGGATTAAGGCCAACAAAATGGCAATTCTGATCATGAGGAGGTCTATTTCAGAAGAGGTCAGAGGCAGTATTATTGAAACTGAGAGTGCTAAGCTATTCATGGAAGCTATTGCAGAAAACTTCCAAGGCTCCAAGAAAGCTGAAATTGGCACACTCATGAGCCAGCTGACAGATATGAAATACAATGGAGAAGGCTGCATAAGAACTCATATTCTGAACATGGTTGAGATAGGAAACAAGTTGAAGGCTCTAAAAGTCAATGTGGATGAAACCATGATG GAAGAACAAAGTATAAGAAAGGACAAAGGCAAAGATCAAGTGTGTTTTGTGCAGGATACTAAGTTTAAACAAAAGGAATGgaccaaaaacaagaacacaGATAAGCagcaaaagaaagatgagTCTGCAAAGGGCACGGGTCCAGTAGGTTTGAAGTGTTTCTTCTGCAAGAAATTTGGACATTTAAAGAGAGATTGCAGAAGATACAAGCGCTGGTTGGACaaacaaaagggaaaag GGATTCAAAACAAAGAGGGTGCCAAACAAGGATGA